The Punica granatum isolate Tunisia-2019 chromosome 4, ASM765513v2, whole genome shotgun sequence sequence tgtttataTTAATCTCATTGGATAATTAAAAGTCCTCATTTTTAAACTTGCGCTTTATGTCACAATTCCTCGTACGAGGCATGTTTTTACATTAAAGGCAGTGAAGGACAGGTTGAACATGCCTTCAGAGCTTATCCGCTTGTCTCGCTTTGATCAATAAGGTGAAGGAAGTACGATGTCCGAGCACTCCACATCGATCggaaaatatcatttttttataggAAAAGATCATCATCAATGCCACAGAGCaactgaaaaacaaaaaatatgcaCTCCAATCACCTATATAATTCCATTCATGTATTCATCAATAATCTTCAGATATGCCATCTAGCTAATAAACATTAACTGACGACAATATTGATCCTAGTCACAATTTTGAAGATTCTAGcaaatagatatataatatctgTCTCCTGCTCGCAGATATGCACATGCACAAACAGATGAATGACCTTAATGTAAAAGAGAGCGAGAAAGGATCCAAGGCAGATCGGAGTTATATCAAAGCGTATTAATTACATGAAGTATCTGTGGTTAATTAAATAAGCTGTTCCTTCAGCAGGAGGGAAAAGGAAAGCAGAAGAAAACCACGGAATGCTGCACTTATCTAGTTAAGATAAGATAATATACTGATCGAGAATAAAAGGCCGTCGCAACAACATGGTCTTCAGCTGCTTCCAATGATGTCGCGGTATGTGTCCTTGATTTTCCTTAATAGAGCTTCCCTGAAAGTTCATCAGCCAGATATATTAGTTCCCATACTATAATTGTCATGCTCAAGAAGGATCAAAAAGTCGGTGGAAAATTGGGATGAGGTATTAAATATCAGAATGCTGAAGTAAATAAAGTCCATTCAAGTTACCTATCTGGTTTGAAGATAAGGTTCTTATACGCAAACCactgccaaaaaaaaaataaataaataaataaaataataataaattaaaagagaggaacggaggaggaggatcaTTTACAATTTTCGAAAAAGGGAGCGACCCAGGCAGAAGGCATGCCTGTAGAATCCTCACCTATATTCTACATATCAACGTctgtatatctatatctatgtttatatatatttattgcagGTTTCCAACATGTGAGGGAAGAACATGTCTATGCGTGAGCGATATCAAACACCCGCTAACATCTTACCCCAGTATATCCAATGCCCACCAGCTCGAGAACACCAGGAATCAAAGGGAGCCTATCGATAGCCTGATGCCAGAGGAGAACGAGAtggcttaattaattaagctttACAATAACATAAGGAGAGTAGGAAATGAAGGTTTTGATTAAAGCAGTGAATGAAGATCTCTCAGTCTCACCGAGATCATTCCAGTAGAGCCCCACAAGGCAACAGCACCAGCTACTCCCAGTGAAGTCACGGCATACTTGTCTTCCACGTTATCCCACTGGTATAACAAATTAAGAAAGAATATTAGTGAAGATGTAAAATTGGTATGACATTATCTACCGAAAAAATTGGTATCACATTCGCCCATAATACCACATGAAGAATGCTATATGTAGCGCTTCAGCGCCCTAggtcacccaaaaaaagaaaagaaaaataaataaaagaatgctATATGTAGCTagctatatacatatattatatacaaataCGTATGTACATACAGCTTCTTTAACCGTTTTGAATATCACAGGCAGCTCCGTGGCTGCAACCTCAGCAGGAGCCTCTCCAGTTGCCAAAGCCATGACATTGCGTGCGATCTTGCCGCCTGGAAGAGAAAAGAGGAGGACAAAATGATCAATATACATTGCAACACTGCGAGAATAatgaatggaaaagaaaaacgaaGCAGAAGCCGGAGGGGTGAAAGGTGGAGCGGCAGGAGGCGCACAATAAGCAGTGGACTTCCAGGTGGAGCGGTGCTGCTGATGGACCTGCTGAGAGGAGGGGAA is a genomic window containing:
- the LOC116202667 gene encoding protein CURVATURE THYLAKOID 1B, chloroplastic, which produces MASTTTSSSALSLSSSSTLVDGKPPLHLQPPSQCVSLPPFPSSQQVHQQHRSTWKSTAYCAPPAAPPFTPPASASFFFSIHYSRSVAMYIDHFVLLFSLPGGKIARNVMALATGEAPAEVAATELPVIFKTVKEAWDNVEDKYAVTSLGVAGAVALWGSTGMISAIDRLPLIPGVLELVGIGYTGWFAYKNLIFKPDREALLRKIKDTYRDIIGSS